A genomic window from Acinetobacter chinensis includes:
- a CDS encoding DUF5713 family protein codes for MFADLLLPMFDDEYYPDILVAEVKQHIELFAKKIAKNECSEHEIYHIAGQTVVEINEMKPQFEDLDSSLDDTAADYIAEAMMMVVQDLGYMDIEMEELVSNREW; via the coding sequence ATGTTTGCAGATTTACTTCTCCCTATGTTCGATGATGAATATTATCCCGATATTCTTGTTGCTGAAGTTAAGCAACACATTGAACTGTTTGCGAAAAAAATCGCAAAAAACGAATGTTCTGAACATGAAATTTATCATATCGCTGGTCAGACTGTGGTTGAAATCAATGAGATGAAACCGCAGTTTGAAGACCTTGATTCTTCACTGGATGACACGGCTGCAGATTATATTGCTGAAGCCATGATGATGGTGGTGCAGGATCTGGGCTATATGGATATTGAAATGGAAGAGCTTGTATCAAACAGAGAGTGGTAA
- the folD gene encoding bifunctional methylenetetrahydrofolate dehydrogenase/methenyltetrahydrofolate cyclohydrolase FolD: MALVLDGRALAKQIEADLLTRVEALKAKTGRTPILATILVGDDGASATYVRMKGNACRRVGMDSLKVELSKETTTEQLLAEIEKLNANPDVHGILLQHPVPAQIDERACFDAISLAKDVDGVTCLGFGRMAMGEAAYGSATPAGIMTILKENNIEIAGKHAVVVGRSAILGKPMAAMLLEANATVTICHSRTQDLASFVKQADIIVGAVGKAELIQKDWIKQGAVVVDAGFHPRDGGGVGDIQLVGIEDIASAYTPVPGGVGPMTITTLIRQTVEAAEKELG, from the coding sequence GTGGCATTGGTATTGGATGGTCGCGCATTAGCGAAACAAATTGAAGCAGACTTGTTGACCCGTGTTGAAGCTTTAAAAGCAAAAACAGGTCGTACCCCAATTTTAGCGACAATTCTGGTCGGTGATGATGGTGCATCTGCAACTTATGTACGTATGAAGGGTAATGCATGCCGTCGTGTGGGTATGGATTCTTTAAAAGTTGAATTGTCAAAAGAGACGACAACTGAACAGTTACTGGCTGAAATTGAAAAATTAAATGCCAATCCAGATGTACACGGTATTCTGCTGCAGCATCCAGTTCCTGCACAGATTGATGAGCGTGCATGTTTTGATGCGATTTCACTGGCTAAAGACGTGGATGGTGTAACCTGCCTTGGTTTTGGTCGTATGGCGATGGGTGAGGCCGCTTATGGTTCAGCGACTCCAGCTGGTATTATGACGATTCTGAAAGAAAACAATATTGAAATCGCTGGTAAGCATGCGGTTGTTGTCGGTCGTTCTGCGATTTTAGGTAAACCTATGGCTGCAATGCTGCTTGAAGCAAATGCAACAGTGACAATCTGTCATAGCCGTACGCAGGATCTGGCAAGCTTTGTGAAGCAGGCTGACATTATCGTTGGTGCTGTAGGTAAAGCTGAGCTGATCCAGAAAGACTGGATTAAACAGGGTGCAGTGGTGGTTGATGCTGGTTTCCATCCACGTGATGGAGGCGGTGTGGGTGATATTCAATTGGTTGGTATTGAAGATATCGCATCTGCTTATACACCTGTTCCAGGTGGTGTAGGTCCAATGACGATTACGACTTTGATCCGTCAGACTGTAGAAGCTGCTGAGAAAGAACTGGGTTAA
- a CDS encoding class I SAM-dependent methyltransferase — MSCTFQLQKAPQHLLDALHEVIPGCDLLAQQLPETPISLWLVPPVFPTDRLDDEVIRRIWNDTPYWIFCWASGLAMAQWLLAEPHHVKDKVVLDFGAGSGVVAIAAKMAGAKRVICCDIDQVSLDACRENALLNDVELEYLDDLYKAEQVDVLLAADVLYDQCNRFFLDEFLKFAPEVWVADSRVKNFSHPHYQKLDERSATTWPDLDEAREFRNVSFYKTL; from the coding sequence ATGAGCTGTACATTCCAACTTCAAAAAGCCCCGCAACACTTACTTGATGCTTTACATGAAGTGATTCCAGGCTGTGATCTGCTTGCACAGCAGTTACCCGAAACACCGATCTCCTTATGGCTGGTTCCGCCTGTATTTCCAACTGACCGTTTAGATGATGAAGTGATCCGCCGTATCTGGAATGATACGCCGTACTGGATTTTCTGCTGGGCTTCAGGTCTGGCGATGGCACAATGGTTACTGGCTGAACCGCATCATGTGAAAGATAAAGTTGTACTTGATTTTGGTGCAGGTTCAGGTGTGGTTGCGATTGCGGCAAAAATGGCAGGTGCGAAACGGGTGATCTGCTGTGATATTGATCAGGTCAGTCTGGATGCCTGTCGTGAAAATGCCTTGCTGAATGACGTCGAACTTGAATATCTGGATGATCTGTATAAGGCAGAACAGGTTGATGTTCTGCTTGCTGCTGATGTTCTCTATGATCAGTGCAACCGTTTCTTTCTGGATGAGTTTTTAAAATTTGCTCCAGAAGTGTGGGTTGCAGACAGTCGTGTGAAAAACTTCAGTCATCCGCATTATCAAAAACTGGATGAGCGTAGTGCGACGACCTGGCCTGACCTGGATGAAGCCAGAGAGTTCAGAAATGTCAGTTTTTATAAGACCTTATGA